From a single Vibrio sp. BS-M-Sm-2 genomic region:
- a CDS encoding response regulator transcription factor: MSELHQRLPVYVVDDDESMRDSLVFLLEEHDFTVSAFEDGPSFLDSVDLSAPGCVVLDSRMPEMRGQQVHEFMVKAQSPLSVIYLTGHGDVPMAVEALQAGAVNFFQKPVKGNELAEAIKQGLDASEKHLQMNVYRQAYASLTEREIDILKQIIDGKRNQKIADELCIAMRTVEVHRASLMKKFSAKTVAELAYIYGQLT; encoded by the coding sequence ATGTCTGAACTTCATCAAAGGCTTCCTGTTTATGTGGTTGATGACGATGAGTCGATGCGCGACTCGTTGGTGTTCCTATTAGAAGAGCATGATTTCACCGTGTCAGCTTTTGAAGATGGCCCGAGTTTTTTGGACTCAGTAGATTTGAGTGCACCGGGGTGTGTGGTATTAGACAGCCGAATGCCAGAGATGAGAGGGCAGCAAGTTCATGAGTTTATGGTGAAAGCGCAGAGCCCACTGTCGGTGATTTACCTGACGGGCCATGGTGATGTGCCAATGGCGGTTGAAGCCCTACAAGCTGGCGCGGTTAACTTCTTTCAAAAGCCTGTCAAAGGTAATGAGTTAGCCGAGGCAATCAAACAAGGTTTGGACGCTTCTGAAAAGCACTTACAAATGAATGTGTATCGCCAAGCGTACGCATCGTTAACCGAGCGTGAGATAGACATCCTCAAACAAATTATCGACGGCAAGCGTAACCAGAAAATTGCTGATGAATTGTGCATCGCCATGAGAACTGTGGAAGTACACCGAGCGAGTTTGATGAAGAAGTTTTCTGCGAAAACAGTTGCTGAGCTAGCATACATTTATGGGCAGCTTACCTAA
- a CDS encoding tetratricopeptide repeat protein has protein sequence MGIAIGATALSLILVAVWLISLSLRKQRLEQERKARAVAYRKAIEKARIQEQKERHFKAETGHVPSILYLAKEAERNNIKEALYWYDKAAQLDNINGMYGIVRLSMKRKEDLILREKANFWQLAISALDNDVSAKFEMGKALVFGRGTDKNIPKGYTFIEESAAGGNTEAMLFIGDWCLDKENPDYSAESSVEWYQKAAEKNNLDGKIKLGMSYLNGVGVEPNHGEAVYWFETAAEKNSAEAMFRAGEAWIDHGEHGNAIAYIWLFLSAHFGYSEAKHLRDKVGGELGVDAVVGLQALTKPIMTKLTQEAITKHSIIKALNKLYKRNVPVPKKVKEVLDEEGNELNVDTSRIETQAPSEQETNVDYSQQVNTEQVPTDKQASQNSGSLDFSQSAVDSSWNRNQ, from the coding sequence ATGGGAATCGCAATTGGTGCGACGGCTCTTTCGTTAATACTTGTCGCGGTGTGGCTGATCTCTTTATCGCTAAGAAAGCAGCGCTTGGAACAAGAACGTAAGGCTCGTGCTGTCGCTTACCGAAAAGCGATTGAAAAAGCGCGCATACAAGAGCAAAAAGAGCGTCACTTTAAAGCCGAAACTGGGCATGTACCGTCGATTCTGTATTTGGCGAAAGAAGCTGAACGTAACAATATTAAGGAAGCTCTGTATTGGTACGACAAAGCGGCGCAACTCGATAATATCAATGGCATGTACGGCATTGTACGCCTAAGCATGAAGCGCAAAGAAGACCTGATTTTAAGAGAGAAAGCCAACTTTTGGCAGCTAGCAATCTCTGCTTTAGACAATGATGTATCGGCGAAATTCGAGATGGGTAAAGCGCTCGTTTTCGGCCGAGGAACTGATAAAAACATTCCCAAAGGTTATACCTTCATCGAAGAGTCTGCGGCTGGTGGTAATACCGAAGCGATGTTGTTTATCGGTGACTGGTGTCTAGATAAAGAAAATCCAGATTATTCTGCTGAGAGCTCTGTTGAGTGGTACCAAAAAGCCGCCGAAAAAAATAACCTAGACGGCAAGATCAAACTGGGTATGAGCTATTTGAACGGTGTGGGTGTTGAGCCTAACCATGGCGAGGCTGTTTACTGGTTTGAGACGGCTGCAGAAAAGAACAGTGCAGAAGCGATGTTTAGAGCGGGCGAAGCATGGATCGACCATGGCGAACACGGTAATGCCATCGCTTATATCTGGTTATTCCTCTCAGCTCATTTTGGTTACTCAGAAGCAAAGCATTTAAGGGATAAGGTCGGCGGGGAGCTTGGTGTGGATGCCGTCGTGGGCTTGCAGGCTCTGACTAAGCCGATAATGACTAAGCTGACACAAGAAGCAATTACTAAGCACTCAATCATTAAAGCGCTCAATAAGCTCTACAAACGCAATGTACCTGTTCCTAAGAAAGTGAAAGAAGTGCTCGATGAAGAAGGTAACGAGTTGAATGTAGATACGAGCCGCATAGAGACTCAAGCGCCTAGTGAGCAAGAGACTAACGTTGATTATAGCCAACAGGTGAATACCGAGCAGGTACCAACAGATAAACAAGCTAGTCAGAATAGTGGTTCTCTAGACTTTAGTCAGTCTGCGGTTGACTCTAGCTGGAACAGAAACCAGTAA
- the sstT gene encoding serine/threonine transporter SstT has protein sequence MQNHNMLARIARGNLVLQILAGIVFGVVLAMVSPSAAQDAGLLGSLFVGALKAVAPILVFILVAASIANQKKGQHTHMRPIIVLYLIGTFSAALTAVVLSFMFPTTLTLVAGAEGANPPQGIAEVLHALLFKLVDNPVSALMNANYIGILAWAIGLGLALHHASATTKAVFEDLSHSVSHIVRFIIRLAPFGIFGLVSTTFATTGFDALASYGQLLAVLLSSMLIIALVVNPLLVFVKTKQNPYPLVLQCIRESGVTAFFTRSSAANIPVNMNLCKKLNLDEDTYSVSIPLGATINMAGAAITITVLTLAAVHTMGIEIDIFTAILLSLVAAVSACGASGVAGGSLLLIPLACGLFGISNDVAMQVVAVGFIIGVIQDSAETALNSSTDVVFTAAVCKAEQNKAK, from the coding sequence ATGCAAAATCACAACATGCTCGCCCGCATCGCTCGTGGAAATCTCGTTCTACAGATCCTTGCTGGTATTGTTTTCGGTGTCGTTCTCGCCATGGTTTCTCCTTCAGCAGCTCAAGATGCAGGCCTACTAGGTAGTCTGTTTGTTGGTGCTCTGAAAGCTGTTGCCCCAATTTTAGTATTCATTCTTGTTGCAGCTTCTATCGCAAACCAAAAGAAAGGTCAGCATACCCACATGCGTCCAATCATTGTGCTTTACCTGATTGGTACGTTCTCAGCTGCACTGACTGCTGTAGTACTGAGCTTCATGTTCCCGACCACTTTGACACTGGTTGCTGGCGCTGAAGGTGCTAACCCACCTCAAGGTATTGCGGAAGTTCTTCATGCCCTATTATTCAAACTTGTAGATAATCCAGTTAGCGCGCTAATGAACGCGAACTACATCGGTATTCTTGCTTGGGCAATCGGCCTTGGTCTTGCACTGCACCACGCATCTGCAACAACCAAAGCAGTTTTCGAAGACCTTAGCCACAGTGTTTCACACATTGTTCGCTTCATTATTCGTCTTGCGCCATTCGGTATCTTCGGTCTTGTTTCGACAACATTCGCAACAACGGGCTTCGATGCACTTGCAAGCTACGGTCAACTTCTAGCGGTTCTACTAAGCTCAATGCTGATTATTGCTCTTGTGGTTAACCCACTGCTTGTCTTTGTAAAGACAAAACAGAATCCATACCCACTTGTACTGCAATGTATTCGTGAATCTGGTGTAACGGCATTCTTCACTCGTTCAAGTGCTGCAAACATCCCAGTGAACATGAACCTTTGTAAGAAACTAAACCTCGACGAAGATACTTACTCTGTATCTATCCCACTAGGTGCAACGATCAACATGGCGGGTGCTGCAATCACCATCACTGTGTTGACACTTGCAGCTGTACACACAATGGGTATTGAGATTGATATCTTCACGGCGATTCTACTAAGCCTTGTTGCTGCAGTATCGGCATGTGGCGCATCGGGTGTTGCTGGCGGTTCACTACTGCTTATCCCACTAGCATGTGGCCTATTCGGTATTTCTAACGATGTAGCGATGCAGGTTGTAGCGGTTGGTTTCATTATCGGTGTGATTCAAGATTCAGCTGAAACAGCACTTAACAGCTCAACTGACGTCGTGTTCACTGCGGCTGTATGTAAAGCTGAACAAAACAAAGCTAAATAA
- the rsgA gene encoding ribosome small subunit-dependent GTPase A: MNSQNAFSHPMSLQQLGWQPVFQQQLTLEDYDHSAIARIVAHHRSGYTLASEQGEIVLPIHQNQPAMTVGDWVILNSDLQFDRLLDRQSLFRRKAAGSRVAEQYISANIDTVFIVVSLNNDFNLSRIERYLALANEAQVEAVIVLTKKDLCDDYQDKVQQVQSLDSILMIEAVNSLDQESTQVLSPWCKTGKTVALMGSSGVGKSTLVNSLLGETQQATGGIREDDSKGRHTTTSRSLHLLTSGGLLLDTPGMRELQLADCAEGVSETFSDVEELAMHCRFSDCHHESEPGCKIRKAIESGELSERRFNNYQKLLREQARNGASLAEQRANSKQLSKMYKTVQSESRNLKKASD; encoded by the coding sequence ATGAATTCACAAAACGCATTTTCTCATCCAATGTCACTTCAACAACTTGGATGGCAACCTGTATTCCAACAACAACTGACACTCGAAGACTATGACCATTCCGCCATTGCTCGTATCGTCGCACATCACCGTAGTGGCTATACATTAGCATCAGAGCAAGGTGAAATTGTTCTACCCATCCACCAAAACCAACCGGCAATGACCGTTGGCGACTGGGTGATTTTGAACTCTGATCTGCAATTCGACCGCTTACTAGACCGTCAATCGCTCTTCCGCCGTAAAGCTGCTGGCAGTCGCGTAGCTGAACAATATATTTCAGCCAATATCGACACCGTTTTTATCGTGGTTTCGTTAAATAACGACTTTAATCTAAGCCGTATCGAACGCTACCTAGCGCTCGCCAATGAAGCACAGGTTGAAGCGGTTATCGTACTCACCAAGAAAGACTTATGTGACGACTACCAAGACAAAGTACAACAAGTGCAAAGCTTAGATTCTATACTGATGATCGAAGCGGTAAACAGCCTAGACCAAGAATCAACTCAAGTATTGTCACCTTGGTGTAAAACGGGCAAAACTGTTGCTTTGATGGGTTCGTCTGGCGTCGGAAAATCTACGCTCGTCAATTCATTGCTCGGTGAAACTCAGCAAGCGACCGGTGGTATTCGTGAAGACGACAGTAAAGGCCGTCATACAACTACATCACGCTCGCTCCACTTGCTAACATCAGGTGGTTTACTGCTCGATACTCCAGGAATGCGAGAGCTACAACTTGCAGACTGCGCTGAAGGCGTGAGTGAAACCTTTTCTGATGTCGAAGAGTTAGCCATGCATTGCCGATTCTCTGATTGTCATCATGAATCAGAGCCAGGGTGCAAAATACGCAAAGCTATTGAGAGTGGTGAGTTGTCTGAACGACGATTTAATAACTATCAAAAGCTATTGCGAGAGCAAGCCAGAAATGGTGCCTCATTGGCAGAGCAACGTGCTAACAGTAAGCAGCTTTCGAAGATGTACAAAACCGTTCAATCAGAAAGTCGAAATCTTAAAAAAGCTTCTGACTAA
- a CDS encoding copper chaperone PCu(A)C, translated as MKLKALALAGLLLTPFAHANSDIMVHDAYARATPPSAVNSAVFTTLMNHSDKDRAIVSATTPAAGKVELHDVIVDGDVMKMRQVHEITIPANGEAVLKPGSLHIMLFDLKDGLKEGEQIEMTLTFANGETQTFEAPVKKVMSGMKKMNHDHH; from the coding sequence ATGAAGTTAAAAGCACTTGCTCTAGCAGGCTTATTGCTCACTCCCTTTGCTCACGCGAATAGCGACATTATGGTTCACGACGCGTACGCACGTGCAACACCGCCTTCAGCAGTGAACAGCGCGGTATTCACGACTCTGATGAACCACAGTGACAAAGATCGCGCTATTGTTTCTGCGACTACACCCGCAGCAGGCAAAGTAGAGCTTCATGATGTTATCGTTGATGGCGACGTAATGAAGATGCGCCAAGTTCATGAGATCACAATTCCTGCGAATGGTGAAGCGGTACTTAAACCTGGCAGCCTGCACATTATGTTGTTCGACCTAAAAGATGGTCTAAAAGAAGGTGAGCAGATCGAGATGACTCTGACTTTCGCTAACGGTGAAACGCAAACCTTTGAAGCGCCAGTTAAGAAAGTAATGAGCGGCATGAAAAAGATGAATCACGATCATCACTAA
- a CDS encoding SCO family protein has product MSRNWSLALVVAFVLGFGIKSYLDGQNETQEKHAAKQEFSATTLFGKDNQPTEIFDQTDDRIRIVYFGFTRCPDVCPTSLAMLAGALNQVSDEAKAKIRPMFVSLDPERDAAEASYEYAQYFHPMMEGLSGPLDVTTTLAHNYGVIFRKTKLEGSELEYTLDHSSYFYFLKPDGTLITKVPHTLTPAPIVDAINKLTQ; this is encoded by the coding sequence ATGAGTAGAAATTGGTCGTTAGCATTGGTTGTTGCTTTTGTACTTGGCTTTGGTATCAAAAGTTATCTTGATGGGCAAAACGAAACTCAAGAAAAACACGCTGCAAAACAAGAGTTCTCCGCAACGACTCTTTTCGGTAAAGATAACCAGCCAACGGAAATCTTTGACCAAACCGATGACAGAATCCGTATCGTTTACTTCGGTTTCACACGCTGCCCAGATGTCTGCCCTACCTCACTAGCAATGTTAGCTGGCGCACTTAACCAAGTCTCTGACGAAGCAAAAGCCAAGATTCGCCCGATGTTTGTCTCGCTTGACCCTGAGCGTGACGCCGCAGAAGCTTCTTACGAATACGCACAATACTTCCACCCAATGATGGAAGGGTTAAGTGGCCCGTTAGATGTGACAACAACGCTTGCACATAACTACGGTGTTATTTTCAGAAAGACCAAGCTTGAAGGTTCAGAGTTGGAATATACCCTTGACCACAGCTCATATTTTTATTTTTTAAAGCCCGACGGTACCTTGATTACTAAAGTACCGCACACGTTAACACCAGCACCAATTGTTGACGCTATCAACAAGCTGACGCAGTAA
- a CDS encoding DUF368 domain-containing protein: MNYLSTFFKGMAMGAADVVPGVSGGTIAFITGIYDTLLESIRRINPSVLGLWKREGFKAAFNHINGFFLISLFAGVFTSIATFAKLISWLLVTHPVPLWSFFFGLILVSVFHILKQVEKRDMIRFVFLLLGVAFAYSITVLKPLQMEPTSINVLIAGAIAICAMILPGISGSFILLLIGMYGPVLGAVKSFQIDVLALFLGGCVIGLLTFSHVLSWLLRSFRDFTLVFLTGLMIGTLPKIWPWKETISWRTNSKGEQVPLIQENLSPFDFEAVTSQPSQLVMAIVMMFVAIALVLGLEKFAERNAD; this comes from the coding sequence ATGAACTACTTAAGTACTTTTTTCAAAGGCATGGCGATGGGCGCAGCAGACGTTGTTCCTGGCGTGTCGGGCGGAACCATCGCATTCATCACTGGTATCTACGATACGCTGCTAGAAAGCATTCGAAGAATTAACCCTAGCGTACTTGGCTTATGGAAACGTGAAGGCTTCAAAGCCGCGTTTAATCACATCAATGGTTTCTTCCTAATTTCACTGTTCGCAGGCGTATTCACGAGCATTGCGACATTTGCAAAACTGATTTCTTGGTTGTTGGTCACCCACCCCGTTCCACTGTGGTCTTTCTTCTTTGGCCTGATATTGGTGTCGGTTTTCCATATTCTTAAGCAAGTAGAAAAGCGCGATATGATTCGATTCGTGTTTTTACTGCTTGGCGTTGCTTTCGCTTACAGCATTACCGTGCTTAAGCCGCTGCAAATGGAACCAACCAGCATCAATGTTCTGATTGCAGGTGCGATTGCGATCTGCGCGATGATTTTACCGGGTATTTCAGGCAGCTTTATCCTGCTTCTAATTGGCATGTATGGCCCAGTACTTGGCGCCGTTAAATCGTTTCAAATCGATGTGCTTGCCCTATTCCTTGGCGGCTGTGTGATTGGTCTACTGACTTTCTCACATGTACTGTCTTGGCTATTGCGTTCATTCCGCGACTTCACGCTTGTGTTCTTAACCGGTTTGATGATCGGTACGCTACCTAAGATTTGGCCGTGGAAAGAGACCATCAGCTGGCGCACAAACTCAAAAGGTGAACAAGTTCCTCTGATTCAAGAAAACCTATCACCGTTTGATTTTGAAGCCGTAACCTCTCAGCCTTCTCAGCTGGTCATGGCGATTGTGATGATGTTTGTTGCGATTGCCTTGGTTCTAGGACTAGAGAAATTTGCAGAGCGCAACGCTGACTAA